One segment of Paramormyrops kingsleyae isolate MSU_618 chromosome 8, PKINGS_0.4, whole genome shotgun sequence DNA contains the following:
- the LOC111835914 gene encoding casein kinase II subunit alpha → MSGPVPSRARVYTEVNTHRPREYWDYESHVVEWGNQDDFQLVRKLGRGKYSEVFEAINITNNEKVVVKILKPVKKKKIKREIKILENLRGGPNIISLIDIVKDPVSRTPALVFEHVNNTDFKQLYQTLTDYDIRFYMYEILKALDYCHSMGIMHRDVKPHNVMIDHEHRKLRLIDWGLAEFYHPGQEYNVRVASRYFKGPELLVDYQMYDYSLDMWSLGCMLASMIFRKEPFFHGHDNYDQLVRIAKVLGTEDLYDYIDKYNIELEPRFNDILGRHSRKRWERFVHSENQHLVSPEALDFLDKLLRYDHQARLTAREAMEHPYFYPIVKDQTRMGASTNLPSGNTPVSSASMITGIPALPTASPLGPLAGSPIISATSTLGTPVPAAAGAQQ, encoded by the exons ATGTCAGGACCAGTTCCTAGTCGGGCACGGGTGTACACTGAAGTGAACACTCATCGGCCCCGAGAGTATTGGGATTATGAGTCCCATGTAGTTGAATGGGG AAATCAAGACGACTTCCAGCTGGTGCGAAAATTGGGACGGGGCAAGTACAGTGAAGTGTTTGAAGCAATTAACATCACAAATAATGAGAAAGTAGTAGTGAAAATACTCAAG CCtgtgaaaaagaagaaaataaaacgTGAAATCAAAATTCTGGAGAACCTCCGCGGAGGACCTAACATAATCTCTCTCATCGACATTGTCAAAGACCCTGTG TCACGGACACCTGCTTTGGTATTTGAACATGTCAACAACACAGATTTCAAG CAATTGTACCAGACCTTAACGGACTATGACATCCGGTTTTATATGTATGAGATTCTCAAG GCCTTAGATTACTGTCACAGTATGGGAATCATGCACAGAGATGTGAAACCCCACAACGTAATGATCGATCATGAGCATAGAAAG TTAAGGCTTATTGACTGGGGTCTGGCGGAGTTCTACCACCCTGGACAGGAGTACAATGTCAGGGTGGCATCTCGCTACTTCAAAGGGCCAGAGCTGCTTGTCGACTACCAG ATGTATGATTACAGCCTTGACATGTGGAGTCTTGGCTGTATGTTGGCGAGCATGATCTTCAGGAAGGAGCCGTTCTTCCATGGTCATGATAACTATGACCAG TTGGTGAGAATAGCCAAAGTCCTTGGAACAGAAGACCTTTATGACTACATTGACAAATATAACATTGAACTGGAGCCGAGGTTCAATGATATTTTAGGAAG GCATTCCCGCAAGCGATGGGAGAGGTTTGTCCACAGTGAGAATCAGCACCTGGTCAGCCCAGAGGCCCTGGACTTCCTGGACAAGCTGCTGCGATACGACCACCAGGCCCGGCTGACCGCCCGGGAGGCCATGGAGCACCCTTACTTCT ATCCAATCGTGAAAGACCAGACTCGAATGGGTGCTTCGACCAACCTGCCGAGTGGAAACACACCTGTGAGCTCAGCCAGCATGATAACAG GGATCCCCGCCTTGCCAACAGCTTCTCCCCTGGGGCCTCTTGCTGGGTCGCCCATCATCTCTGCCACCAGCACACTGGGCACACCCGTGCCAGCTGCCGcaggggcccagcagtga